Below is a window of Synechococcus sp. RSCCF101 DNA.
CGCCTGGAGGGGGGAGCCGTGCGCGAGTGCCACGGCGATCTCCACCTCGGCAACATGGTGATGCGGCAGGGGCGGATCGAGCTCTTCGACGGCCTGGAGTTCAGCGCCGCCCTGCGCTGGATCGATGTGATCTCCGAGATCGCATTTCTGGCGATGGACCTGCGCCAGCGGCGCGCTCCCGCTCTGGCCATGCGGCTGCTGAACCGCTGGCTGGAGCAGAGCGGCCAGCACGAGGCGCTCGATCTCTGGCCCTGGTACCTCACCTACCGGGCTCTGGTGCGGGCGAAGGTGGCGGCCCTGAGTGGTCCGGCCGGGCAGGCGTCCGCCGATGCCGGCGTGCTCGGCTACCTCGATCTGGCCGCCACCCCGATGGCCGCACCGCCCCGGGCCCTGGTGCTCATGCATGGACTCTCCGGCAGCGGCAAGAGCCATCTGGCCCGTGAGCTGGCGCCGGCACTGGGACTGATCCGCCTGAGTTCGGACATCGAGCGCAAGCGGTTGTTCGGGCTCTGGGGCGTCGGCTGGAGTGCCGGCGGGAGTCCGGGGGCCGTGCCGGTTTCGACCCCGGAGCTGTACCAGCCCGATGTGAGCCGCCGCCTGTTCGAGGAGGTGCTGCCCCGGCTCGCCGCTGCGGCCCTGGCCGGGGGCTGCCCCGTGCTGATCGATGCCACCTTTCTGCGGCGGTCCCATCGCAGCCGTATGCAGGCCTTCGCCGAACGGCACGGCGTGCCCTTCGCGATCGTGGCCTGCCAGGCCAGCGAGCAGCAGCTGCAGCGGCGTTTGCAGCAGCGCGACCGGGAGCGGCAGCAGGGGCTGCCGGTGGCTTCGGATGCCGACGCCTCCCTCCTCCCCGCTCAGCGGCGGGAGCTCGAGCCGCTGAGTGAGGCGGAGCGCC
It encodes the following:
- a CDS encoding bifunctional aminoglycoside phosphotransferase/ATP-binding protein, whose amino-acid sequence is MSELIRALMRPEAYDPPEAEVTLLETHISWVLLAGAHAYKIKKPVNFGFIDFSSPARRAEACATELRLNRRFNPDLYLACQPIHGPLPQAAFHGDGPVIEQAVKMRRFRQQDLLPAVLQRGGVGAAAIERLADELARVHAAAPVAPAGGPYGTPEAVQRPVLETFEALARCGVPNARLAPLRAWCADRHAALTPRFRARLEGGAVRECHGDLHLGNMVMRQGRIELFDGLEFSAALRWIDVISEIAFLAMDLRQRRAPALAMRLLNRWLEQSGQHEALDLWPWYLTYRALVRAKVAALSGPAGQASADAGVLGYLDLAATPMAAPPRALVLMHGLSGSGKSHLARELAPALGLIRLSSDIERKRLFGLWGVGWSAGGSPGAVPVSTPELYQPDVSRRLFEEVLPRLAAAALAGGCPVLIDATFLRRSHRSRMQAFAERHGVPFAIVACQASEQQLQRRLQQRDRERQQGLPVASDADASLLPAQRRELEPLSEAERRRALLHRQGESIEPLMQALSRRLGLARLPEGPAAAGAAH